From a region of the Helianthus annuus cultivar XRQ/B chromosome 5, HanXRQr2.0-SUNRISE, whole genome shotgun sequence genome:
- the LOC118492098 gene encoding uncharacterized protein LOC118492098 gives MEGMMIRCQWSPKILRGVIAEEVGKAIENSLSGFIDKIQNTVLNVVEERIQRLEENANQTMEKSGERKGCSYKEFMACKPPIYNGEVDPIICQRWLSDIEGVFERTHCDVSDFVAYGTGQLRGQAKDWWDNMRKEIGAEATRAMTWDEFKAPFLKHHSPKVVINRIKEEFIQLRQKGELIDKITGIFLDKLRFCDELVTNEEQKIYYYYNMLSAEYREFMTPSKYETLTEIINTAREREIELKKQIERGERRAIDVNPSPTKKARTTESVKKTDAKG, from the coding sequence ATGGAGGGAATGATGATACGGTGCCAGTGGTCACCGAAAATATTAAGAGGAGTGATTGCCGAAGAAGTAGGGAAGGCAATTGAGAATAGTCTATCTGGTTTCATAGACAAAATCCAAAACACGGTGCTTAATGTGGTCGAGGAACGAATTCAAAGGTTGGAAGAAAATGCCAACCAAACTATGGAAAAGTCCGGAGAACGGAAAGGTTGTTCATACAAGGAGttcatggcgtgtaaaccgccaatttacaatggggaggttgacccgataATATGCCAAAGGTGGCTAAGTGATATTGAGGGAGTGTTTGAAAGGACCCACTGTGACGTAAGCGATTTTGTAGCTTACGGTACGGGTCAGTTAAGAGGTCAAGCCAAGGACTGGTGGGATAATATGAGGAAGGAGATTGGGGCTGAAGCTACAAGGGCTATGACTTGGGATGAGTTTAAGGCACCATTCCTTAAACACCATAGCCCTAAGGTGGTCATTAACAGAATCAAGGAGGAGTTCATCCAGTTGAGACAAAAGGGTGAATTGATAGACAAGATTACGGGCATCTTTCTAGATAAATTAAGGTTTTGTGATGAGCTTGTGACGAATGAGGAgcagaaaatatattattattataatatgttAAGTGCTGAATatcgggagtttatgactccttccAAGTATGAGACGCTCACCGAAATCATAAATACGGCTCGGGAAAGAGAAATTGAACTCAAAAAGCAAATTGAACGAGGCGAACGAAGGGCAATAGATGTTAACCCGAGCCCTACAAAGAAGGCTCGAACAACTGAGTCGGTAAAGAAGACGGATGCGAAGGGTTGA